A portion of the Falco naumanni isolate bFalNau1 chromosome 9, bFalNau1.pat, whole genome shotgun sequence genome contains these proteins:
- the CALHM1 gene encoding calcium homeostasis modulator protein 1, which translates to MDKFRMIFQFLQSNQESFMNGICGIMALASTQMYSAFDFNCPCLPHYNMAYGLGILLVPPFILFLLGFVLNNNISMLAEEWRRPQGQRGKDPSVLRYMFCSMAQRAMIAPAVWVSVTLLDGKCITCAFCTSVPVETLGNASHTGLSQGEMKRVLARIPCKEIYNGQELIANEVAVRYLRCISQALGWCFVLLMTMLAFLVRSLRPCFTQAAFLKSRYWSHYIDIERKLFDETCTEHARSFAKVCIQQFFEGVSTDLVAAHCHLPRKDPAGAGEATEKLLGITDRGTMNMALKSWHRCKPPLHLHPPALPSGSGWAEEGQPAVHPPLPHREVAAYYSCV; encoded by the exons ATGGACAAGTTTCGGATGATCTTCCAGTTCCTCCAGTCCAACCAGGAGTCCTTCATGAATGGCATCTGTGGGATCATGGCACTTGCGAGCACCCAGATGTACTCAGCCTTTGATTTCAactgcccctgcctgccacaCTACAACATGGCCTACGGGCTGGGCATCCTCCTAGTGCCCCCCTTCATCTTGTTCCTGCTGGGCTTCGTGCTGAACAACAACATCTCCATGCTGGCAGAGGAGTGGAGGCGGCCCCAGGGCCAGCGAGGGAAGGACCCATCTGTCCTGCGCTACATGTTCTGCTCCATGGCGCAGCGGGCCATGATCGCCCCGGCTGTCTGGGTCTCAGTGACGCTGCTGGATGGCAAGTGCATCACCTGTGCCTTCTGCACCTCGGTGCCTGTGGAGACCTTGGGCAATGCCAGCCACACCGGCCTCTCCCAAGGGGAGATGAAGCGCGTCCTTGCCCGCATCCCCTGCAAGGAGATCTACAATGGACAGGAGCTCATCGCCAATGAAGTGGCCGTCAGGTACCTGCGCTGCATCTCACAG GCTCTGGGCTGgtgctttgtgctgctgatgACTATGCTGGCTTTCTTGGTCAGATCCCTCCGGCCCTGCTTCACCCAAGCTGCCTTCCTGAAGAGCAGGTACTGGTCCCACTACATCGACATCGAGCGCAAGCTGTTTGATGAGACATGTACGGAGCACGCCAGGAGCTTTGCCAAGGTCTGCATCCAGCAGTTCTTCGAGGGCGTAAGCACAGACCTGGTGGCTGCTCACTGCCACCTGCCCAGGAAAGACCCTGCAGGTGCAGGGGAAGCCACGGAGAAGCTCTTGGGCATCACCGACCGGGGCACCATGAACATGGCCCTGAAGAGCTGGCACAGATGCAAGCCCCCGCTGCACCTCCACCCGCCCGCCCTCCCCAGCGGCAGCggctgggcagaggaagggcagccCGCTGTGCAcccccctctgccccacaggGAGGTGGCTGCCTACTACAGCTGCGTGTga
- the CALHM2 gene encoding calcium homeostasis modulator protein 2: MAALIAENFRFLSLFFKSKDVMIFNGLVALGTVGSEELFSVVAFNCPCSPARNYIYGLAAIGVPALALFLIGVIWNNHTWNLVAECHKRGIKNFSAAATFLLFGSIMGRAAVAPVTWSVISLLRGEAYICALSEFVKPSSLDKFPAEYGAEVLARFPCKDVPANLTKFRDEVTRRLRYESQLFGWLLIGIVAVLVFLTKCLKHCCSPLSYRQEAYWAQYRSNEDKLFRRTAEVHSRILAAKNVKHFFGFVALDKEEKELVQEFPVEGVQPSPQWNAITGVYIYRENKGFPLYSRLHKWAKGVEGNGPSPEGHEMLFLAS; the protein is encoded by the exons ATGGCCGCCCTCATCGCCGAGAACTTCCGCTTCCTCTCCTTGTTCTTCAAGAGCAAAGATGTGATGATCTTCAACGGTTTGGTGGCCCTGGGCACGGTGGGGAGTGAGGAGCTCTTCTCGGTCGTTGCCTTCAActgcccctgctcccctgcccgcAACTATATCTACGGGCTGGCTGCCATTGGCGTCCCGGCCCTGGCCCTCTTCCTCATCGGTGTTATCTGGAACAACCACACCTGGAACCTGGTGGCCGAGTGCCACAAGCGTGGTATCAAGaacttctctgctgctgccaccttcctcctcttcgGCTCCATCATGGGCCGGGCAGCCGTGGCGCCCGTCACCTGGTCAGTCATCTCGCTGCTGCGCGGGGAGGCTTACATCTGCGCCCTCAGCGAGTTCGTCAAGCCGTCCTCCCTGGACAAGTTCCCGGCCGAGTACGGGGCTGAGGTGCTGGCCAGGTTCCCCTGTAAAGACGTGCCGGCAAACCTCACCAAGTTCAGGGATGAGGTGACACGGAGGCTGAGATACGAGTCCCAG CTCTTCGGCTGGCTGCTCATCGGCATCGTTGCGGTCCTGGTTTTCCTCACAAAGTGCCTGAAGCACTGCTGCTCGCCACTGAGCTACCGGCAGGAGGCTTACTGGGCCCAGTACCGCTCCAACGAGGACAAGCTCTTCCGACGCACGGCTGAGGTCCATTCCAGGATCCTGGCAGCCAAGAACGTGAAGCACTTCTTTGGCTTCGTGGCGCTGGacaaggaggagaaggagctggTGCAGGAGTTCCCAGTGGAGGGAGTCCAGCCAAGCCCCCAGTGGAACGCCATCACAGGTGTCTACATCTACCGGGAAAACAAGGGCTTCCCCCTCTACAGCCGGCTCCACAAGTGGGCCAAAGGGGTGGAAGGGAATGGGCCAAGCCCAGAAGGCCACGAAATGCTCTTTCTGGCTTCCTAA